A window of the Natronomonas salina genome harbors these coding sequences:
- a CDS encoding metal ABC transporter solute-binding protein, Zn/Mn family encodes MQPTRRQVIGGAAGLAAGAAGCVDGIGGTSEGEREDVAYTAFFTLEQFADAVAGDALDVENPIPVGELGHHYEVSTQAQLEVARSRAFVYVDLPGFQRWAVDTANNLGENHEEVVLVDATEGVDLRDASHGSGDEGGGHEENGSHDGGDGGHDHGDFDPHFWLDPVRAAACVETIRNGLVEADQKRAEAYESNAERYLDELSALHERFTTQLQERELDTVVVASHDSFGYLADRYDFEVHSPVGVSPNAEPGSTEIRDTIDVVDENEVDVVLYDAFESENLAKTVVADSSAEKTMPLSSLAGTTDEWHENDWGYVEQMLELNLPALKAALKVR; translated from the coding sequence ATGCAACCGACCCGGCGGCAGGTCATCGGCGGCGCGGCCGGTCTGGCCGCCGGCGCCGCGGGCTGCGTCGACGGCATCGGCGGAACCTCGGAGGGCGAACGCGAGGACGTCGCCTACACCGCGTTCTTCACCCTCGAGCAGTTCGCCGACGCCGTCGCCGGCGACGCCCTCGACGTCGAGAACCCGATCCCGGTGGGCGAACTCGGCCACCACTACGAGGTGAGCACCCAGGCGCAACTGGAGGTCGCCCGCTCGCGGGCCTTCGTCTACGTCGACCTCCCGGGGTTCCAGCGCTGGGCCGTCGACACCGCGAACAACCTCGGGGAGAACCACGAGGAGGTCGTGCTCGTCGACGCCACCGAGGGCGTCGACCTCCGGGACGCCAGTCACGGCAGCGGCGACGAGGGAGGCGGCCACGAGGAGAACGGGAGTCACGACGGGGGAGACGGCGGCCACGACCACGGCGACTTCGACCCGCACTTCTGGCTGGACCCCGTCCGCGCCGCCGCCTGCGTGGAGACGATCCGGAACGGACTCGTCGAGGCTGACCAGAAGCGCGCGGAGGCCTACGAGTCGAACGCCGAGCGGTACCTCGACGAGCTCTCCGCGCTCCACGAGCGGTTCACGACCCAGCTCCAGGAGCGAGAACTCGACACGGTCGTCGTCGCGAGCCACGACTCCTTCGGCTACCTCGCCGACCGCTACGACTTCGAGGTCCACTCGCCGGTCGGCGTCTCGCCGAACGCCGAGCCCGGGTCCACGGAGATTCGCGACACCATCGACGTCGTCGACGAGAACGAGGTCGACGTCGTCCTCTACGACGCCTTCGAGTCGGAGAACCTCGCGAAGACGGTGGTCGCCGACTCGAGCGCCGAGAAGACGATGCCCCTGTCGTCCCTCGCCGGGACGACCGACGAGTGGCACGAGAACGACTGGGGGTACGTCGAACAGATGCTGGAACTGAACCTGCCCGCCCTGAAGGCGGCGCTGAAGGTCCGATGA
- a CDS encoding YbaK/EbsC family protein yields MHPRAREFAERAADEHGFEVDVHEFPEGTKTAADAAAAVGCDVSEIASGIVLSAGDDLVVVVTSGANRVDTSKVADLLGVESGSVSMADAGDVKATLGWSIGGVPPFCHDGDVPVFLDETLADHDRVWAAAGTPEAVFPIDPDRLRDIAGATVADVAE; encoded by the coding sequence ATGCATCCACGCGCCAGAGAGTTCGCCGAACGGGCCGCCGACGAACACGGCTTCGAGGTCGACGTCCACGAGTTCCCGGAGGGGACCAAGACCGCAGCGGACGCCGCCGCCGCCGTCGGCTGCGACGTCTCGGAGATCGCCAGCGGCATCGTCCTGTCGGCCGGCGACGACCTGGTAGTCGTGGTCACCAGCGGCGCCAACCGCGTCGACACCTCGAAGGTCGCCGACCTGCTCGGCGTCGAGTCCGGATCGGTGTCGATGGCCGACGCCGGCGACGTCAAGGCGACCCTGGGGTGGTCCATCGGCGGGGTGCCGCCGTTCTGCCACGACGGCGACGTCCCGGTGTTCCTCGACGAGACGCTCGCCGACCACGACCGGGTCTGGGCGGCGGCCGGGACGCCGGAGGCCGTCTTCCCAATCGACCCCGACCGGCTCCGGGATATCGCTGGCGCCACCGTCGCGGACGTCGCCGAGTGA
- a CDS encoding ACP synthase — protein sequence MTRGVLAVGAYAPANRVPAEAFEEAWGSFDAPGVETKAVPDADEDALTMGVQAARRALRAGDTDGRDLEFLSFASTNPPLAEEDLTPRLGSYLAVPTDTTRRTHTGSTRAGAEALFDALEADGPALVVVADCPEGEPDDSREHAAGAGAAALLVGDDAPATVADHESFTDPRPGTRFRQRGSDDVDGLDIGTYDRAAFTEPVEAAVASIEADDDFEAVALQAPNGKLPYRTNLENEAIAAVETVSELGDTAAASVPLSLARAFEEGHDRTLAVAWGSGAGATAFLVEGTAPVEASLEGTNELNYPGYLRRRGDIVGEKPDGGAAHVPVPTWRRSLPQRHRHESGVCPECGAVAFPPDGACPGCRSLVEFDPVEPALEGTVDAATTIGQGGAPPEFAEQQARQGAFGVAVVRFEAGDGEVSLPMQVVGDGGAVGDTVRAVPRRVYVEEDVPRYGLKALPQD from the coding sequence ATGACCCGCGGCGTCCTCGCGGTCGGCGCCTACGCCCCGGCGAACCGCGTGCCGGCCGAGGCCTTCGAGGAGGCCTGGGGGAGCTTCGACGCGCCCGGCGTCGAGACCAAGGCCGTCCCGGACGCCGACGAGGACGCGTTGACGATGGGCGTCCAGGCGGCGAGGCGGGCGCTCCGCGCCGGCGACACCGACGGCCGCGACCTCGAGTTCCTCTCGTTCGCCTCCACGAATCCACCGCTGGCTGAGGAGGACCTGACGCCGCGGCTGGGCTCGTACCTGGCCGTTCCGACGGACACGACCCGGCGGACCCACACGGGCAGCACCCGCGCCGGCGCCGAGGCACTCTTCGACGCGCTGGAGGCCGACGGCCCGGCGCTCGTGGTCGTCGCGGACTGTCCGGAGGGCGAACCGGACGACAGCCGGGAGCACGCCGCCGGTGCCGGCGCCGCGGCGCTCCTGGTGGGCGACGACGCGCCGGCGACCGTCGCCGACCACGAGTCCTTCACCGATCCCAGACCGGGGACCCGCTTCCGGCAACGTGGCAGCGACGACGTCGACGGGCTGGACATCGGCACCTACGACCGCGCCGCCTTCACCGAGCCGGTCGAGGCGGCCGTCGCCAGCATCGAAGCCGACGACGACTTCGAGGCCGTCGCGCTGCAGGCGCCGAACGGCAAGCTACCCTACCGGACCAACCTGGAGAACGAAGCCATCGCGGCCGTCGAGACGGTCTCGGAGCTCGGCGACACCGCCGCCGCGAGCGTCCCGCTGTCGCTCGCCCGGGCCTTCGAGGAGGGGCACGACCGCACGCTCGCAGTCGCGTGGGGGTCGGGCGCCGGCGCGACCGCGTTCCTCGTCGAGGGGACGGCGCCCGTCGAGGCCTCGCTGGAGGGGACGAACGAACTGAACTACCCGGGATACCTCCGCCGGCGCGGCGACATCGTCGGCGAGAAGCCCGACGGCGGCGCGGCGCACGTCCCGGTGCCGACGTGGCGGCGCAGTCTCCCGCAGCGGCACCGCCACGAGTCCGGCGTCTGCCCCGAGTGCGGGGCGGTGGCGTTTCCGCCGGACGGCGCCTGCCCGGGCTGCCGCTCGCTGGTGGAGTTCGACCCCGTCGAACCCGCACTGGAGGGCACCGTCGACGCGGCGACGACCATCGGCCAGGGCGGCGCCCCGCCGGAGTTCGCCGAACAGCAGGCCCGCCAGGGCGCCTTCGGGGTCGCCGTCGTCCGGTTCGAGGCCGGGGACGGTGAGGTGTCCCTGCCGATGCAGGTGGTCGGCGACGGCGGGGCGGTCGGCGACACCGTCCGAGCGGTGCCGCGCCGCGTCTACGTCGAGGAGGACGTCCCCCGGTACGGGCTGAAGGCGCTGCCGCAGGACTAG
- a CDS encoding thiolase domain-containing protein encodes MREAHVVGAGQSKYGSFPDESYRSLFRTAVENTMASVDDGMDVDEIDEAVVGTLGVGGRQLGLPGPAVTEHVGLHGVPVTRVENACAASGYAVRQAVQAVRSGMADVVLAGGVEVMTDLSGDAVRYWLGVSGETEWERMSGTTFAGVYAQMASAHMREHGTTKEQLSHVAVKNHDNGAKNPKAQLGFTCTLEDAVNAPAVAEPLTLYHCCPTTDGAAATLVVSEDVVEEYTDEPVRVAGVGAASDNVGLFQRDSYNSVPASRMAGDTAYERAGMGPEDLDFAEVHDCFAIAELMSYEDLGFCERGKAGDFVESGATRMDGDLPVNTSGGLKSKGHPIGATGAGQVVEAFDQLKGRAGDRQLEDPRVGMTHNVGGSGGAAVVHIFEKEEVDA; translated from the coding sequence ATGCGCGAAGCCCACGTCGTCGGCGCGGGTCAGTCGAAGTACGGCTCGTTCCCCGACGAGAGCTACCGGTCGCTGTTCCGCACGGCCGTCGAGAACACGATGGCGAGCGTCGACGACGGGATGGACGTCGACGAGATCGACGAGGCGGTCGTCGGGACGCTCGGCGTCGGCGGACGACAGCTCGGACTCCCGGGTCCGGCCGTCACCGAGCACGTCGGCCTCCACGGCGTTCCCGTCACGAGGGTCGAGAACGCCTGCGCCGCGTCGGGCTACGCGGTCCGACAGGCCGTCCAGGCCGTCCGCTCCGGCATGGCCGACGTGGTCCTCGCCGGCGGCGTGGAGGTGATGACCGACCTCTCGGGGGACGCCGTCCGCTACTGGCTCGGCGTCTCCGGCGAGACGGAGTGGGAGCGGATGTCCGGGACGACCTTCGCCGGCGTCTACGCCCAGATGGCCTCCGCCCACATGCGCGAGCACGGGACCACGAAGGAGCAGCTCTCCCACGTCGCCGTCAAGAACCACGACAACGGCGCGAAGAACCCCAAGGCGCAGCTCGGCTTCACCTGCACCCTGGAGGACGCCGTGAACGCCCCGGCCGTCGCCGAACCCCTGACCCTCTATCACTGCTGTCCGACGACGGACGGCGCGGCCGCCACCCTGGTCGTCAGCGAGGACGTCGTCGAGGAGTACACCGACGAGCCGGTCCGCGTCGCGGGCGTCGGCGCCGCCTCGGACAACGTCGGGCTCTTCCAGCGGGACAGCTACAACTCGGTGCCCGCCTCGCGGATGGCGGGCGACACCGCCTACGAGCGCGCCGGGATGGGCCCCGAGGACCTGGACTTCGCGGAGGTCCACGACTGCTTCGCCATCGCGGAGCTGATGTCGTACGAGGACCTCGGCTTCTGCGAGCGCGGCAAGGCCGGCGACTTCGTCGAGTCCGGCGCAACCCGGATGGACGGCGACCTGCCGGTCAACACCTCGGGGGGCCTGAAGTCGAAGGGTCACCCCATCGGCGCGACGGGCGCCGGGCAGGTCGTCGAAGCCTTCGACCAGCTGAAAGGGCGGGCAGGCGACCGACAGCTCGAGGACCCGCGGGTCGGCATGACCCACAACGTCGGCGGGTCCGGGGGCGCGGCCGTGGTTCACATCTTTGAAAAAGAGGAGGTGGACGCATGA
- a CDS encoding hydantoinase/oxoprolinase family protein — MDEVRLGVDVGGTFTDLVVVSDGEAHVEKVASTPEAPERAVGAGVEAVGETAPPESIDFLGHGTTVATNAVLERDWAETALVTTAGFRDVLEIGRQDRPDIYDLHGSKPAPVVPRDRRYEVPGRLDERGEELEPVDREAVRAVADEIDADSVAVSLLFSFENADHERLVGDVLRESGVDSVSRSSALLPEIREYERTLATALNAALRPVVDDYLGRLDGDLSEVGVTASLRVMASNGGIVDARTARRRPVETLLSGPAAGVRGAAHVAGRLGREDVLTMDMGGTSCDVSLVEDGDPRVATDVTVGDYPVAVPMVDVHTVGSGGGSVAWLDDGGALRVGPRSAGADPGPICYGRGGSEPTITDAHCVLGRIDPGSFLGDVGGAIDETRAVFESLGEELGAGPREAARGVLEVADANMARALRVVSVERGYDPREFALVAFGGAGPLHAASVAADVGVPEVLVPRAAGVLSALGLLVSDLTYDRSTSRVRPWREVDPGELEETFGEFEADGAGRVPGGLPVEHERYVDLRYAGQSFDLRIPVPAELDAAELDAVAERFHERHEARYGHAAPGEPLELVTVRVRTRGVVDPPELDPPTVSGDPDDAIRETRTVGFDRDREAPVYAREALPTGAALDGPAVVEGSESTVVVRPDDALSVESDGTLRLEVGG, encoded by the coding sequence ATGGACGAGGTTCGCCTCGGCGTCGACGTCGGCGGGACGTTCACCGACCTCGTGGTGGTATCGGACGGGGAGGCCCACGTCGAGAAGGTCGCGTCGACCCCCGAGGCACCCGAACGAGCCGTCGGGGCGGGCGTCGAGGCGGTCGGGGAGACGGCGCCGCCGGAGTCGATCGACTTCCTCGGCCACGGGACCACCGTCGCGACGAACGCCGTCCTCGAACGCGACTGGGCCGAGACCGCGCTCGTGACGACGGCGGGGTTCCGCGACGTCCTCGAGATCGGTCGCCAGGACCGCCCCGACATCTACGACCTCCACGGTTCGAAGCCCGCGCCGGTCGTCCCGCGGGACCGACGCTACGAGGTCCCGGGCCGGCTGGACGAGCGCGGCGAGGAACTCGAGCCCGTCGACAGGGAGGCCGTCCGCGCGGTCGCCGACGAGATCGACGCCGACAGCGTCGCCGTCTCCCTGCTGTTCTCCTTCGAGAACGCCGACCACGAACGCTTGGTCGGCGACGTCCTCCGGGAGTCCGGCGTCGACAGTGTCTCCCGCTCCTCGGCGTTGCTCCCCGAGATCCGCGAGTACGAGCGGACGCTGGCGACGGCGCTCAACGCTGCGCTGCGTCCGGTAGTGGACGACTACCTCGGGCGGCTCGACGGCGACCTGTCCGAGGTGGGCGTGACGGCGTCGCTCCGGGTCATGGCCTCGAACGGCGGCATCGTGGACGCGAGGACCGCGCGCCGCCGCCCCGTCGAGACGCTGCTCTCCGGGCCGGCGGCGGGCGTCCGCGGCGCCGCCCACGTCGCCGGGCGCCTCGGCCGCGAGGACGTCCTGACGATGGACATGGGCGGGACCTCCTGCGACGTCTCGCTCGTCGAGGACGGCGACCCCCGCGTCGCGACGGACGTGACCGTCGGCGACTACCCCGTCGCCGTCCCGATGGTCGACGTCCACACGGTGGGGTCGGGCGGCGGGTCCGTCGCGTGGCTCGACGACGGCGGCGCCCTGCGGGTGGGCCCCCGCTCGGCCGGCGCCGACCCGGGACCGATCTGCTATGGCCGCGGCGGCAGCGAGCCGACGATCACCGACGCCCACTGCGTCCTCGGCCGGATCGATCCCGGGTCGTTCCTCGGCGACGTGGGCGGCGCCATCGACGAGACGCGGGCCGTCTTCGAGAGCCTGGGCGAGGAACTCGGCGCCGGACCCAGGGAGGCCGCCCGCGGCGTCCTTGAGGTCGCCGACGCGAACATGGCGCGGGCGCTCCGCGTCGTCAGCGTCGAGCGCGGCTACGACCCCCGGGAATTCGCTCTGGTCGCCTTCGGCGGCGCCGGACCGCTGCACGCGGCCAGCGTCGCCGCCGACGTGGGCGTCCCGGAGGTGCTCGTCCCGCGGGCGGCGGGCGTCCTCTCGGCGCTCGGGCTGCTCGTCTCGGACCTCACCTACGATCGGTCCACCTCGCGGGTACGCCCCTGGCGCGAGGTCGATCCGGGCGAACTCGAGGAGACGTTCGGGGAGTTCGAGGCCGACGGTGCCGGGCGGGTCCCCGGAGGACTCCCCGTCGAACACGAGCGGTACGTCGACCTCCGCTACGCGGGCCAGTCGTTCGACCTCCGGATTCCCGTCCCCGCCGAACTGGACGCCGCTGAGCTCGACGCGGTCGCCGAGCGGTTCCACGAGCGCCACGAGGCGCGGTACGGGCATGCGGCGCCGGGCGAACCGCTGGAACTGGTGACCGTCCGCGTCCGGACGCGCGGCGTCGTCGACCCGCCGGAACTGGACCCGCCGACCGTCTCCGGCGACCCCGACGACGCGATCCGGGAGACCCGGACGGTCGGCTTCGACCGGGATCGGGAGGCGCCCGTCTACGCGCGCGAGGCGCTCCCGACCGGCGCGGCGCTCGACGGTCCGGCCGTCGTCGAGGGGTCCGAGAGCACCGTCGTCGTGCGACCCGACGACGCGCTCTCGGTCGAATCGGACGGGACGCTCCGCCTGGAGGTGGGCGGATGA
- a CDS encoding hydantoinase B/oxoprolinase family protein, whose product MSGDRSDAGEAVDPVTLEVVRNACAAVCEEMNATLVRTSYSPNIKERKDCSCALFDANGTLVSQAENLPVHLGAMPFSVAAALEAFPPADLEPGDAVLLNDPYEGGAHLPDLTLVSPVFHDGTLVAFTANRAHHADVGGATAGSVGADSTEIYQEGLRIPPVKLREGGAPNAAVYDLIERNVRTPEERRGDLRAQVAANETGAERFEELVDRYGFDTLSDALTEIQDYSERRMRAELAEIPDGEYRFEDALDDDGRGNEDLPVVARVTVDGDSVLVDFDGTAPQTEGPINAVAAVTASATYYAVRAVTDPDIPPNAGCYRPIEIDAPSGTVVNPDPPAAVVGGNLETSQRVTDVVLGAFAQAVPERAVAGCQGTMNNVTFGGADESGEPFAFYETQAGGFGAHAAGDGMDAVHVHMSNTLNTPAEVLETAYPLRVRRYALRPDTGGAGEYRGGLGLRRDIEVRTDAVCSLLADRQRHAPYGLEGGEPGATGETFVVRQSGDGAEERVDGKSTHELDAGDVVSLRTPGAGGYGDPAERDAMAIERDLRLEKLTADAARESYDHEE is encoded by the coding sequence ATGAGCGGCGACCGGAGCGATGCCGGCGAGGCTGTCGACCCGGTCACCCTCGAGGTCGTCCGGAACGCCTGCGCCGCGGTCTGCGAGGAGATGAACGCGACGCTGGTGCGGACGAGCTACTCGCCGAACATCAAGGAGCGGAAGGACTGCTCGTGTGCGCTGTTCGACGCGAACGGCACGCTCGTCTCACAGGCCGAGAACCTCCCCGTCCACCTCGGCGCGATGCCCTTCTCGGTGGCGGCGGCGCTGGAGGCGTTCCCGCCGGCCGACCTCGAGCCGGGCGACGCGGTCCTGCTGAACGACCCCTACGAGGGGGGCGCACACCTGCCGGACCTGACGCTCGTGTCCCCCGTCTTCCACGACGGGACCCTGGTGGCGTTCACCGCCAACCGCGCCCACCACGCCGACGTCGGCGGCGCGACCGCCGGTAGCGTCGGCGCCGACTCGACGGAGATCTACCAGGAGGGGCTCCGAATCCCGCCGGTCAAGCTCCGGGAGGGCGGCGCCCCGAACGCGGCCGTCTACGACCTCATCGAGCGCAACGTCCGGACGCCCGAGGAGCGCCGGGGCGACCTCCGGGCGCAGGTGGCGGCCAACGAGACCGGCGCCGAGCGGTTCGAGGAACTCGTCGACCGCTACGGCTTCGACACCCTGTCGGACGCGCTGACCGAGATCCAGGACTACTCCGAGCGCCGGATGCGCGCCGAACTGGCCGAGATTCCCGACGGCGAGTACCGATTCGAGGACGCCCTCGACGACGACGGGCGAGGGAACGAGGACCTTCCGGTCGTCGCCCGAGTCACGGTCGACGGCGACTCCGTGCTCGTGGACTTCGACGGGACCGCCCCCCAGACCGAGGGACCGATCAACGCCGTCGCCGCGGTCACCGCGTCGGCGACGTACTACGCCGTCCGGGCGGTGACCGACCCGGACATACCGCCGAACGCCGGCTGCTACCGACCGATCGAGATCGACGCCCCATCCGGGACCGTCGTCAACCCGGACCCGCCGGCCGCCGTCGTCGGCGGGAACCTCGAGACCTCACAGCGTGTCACGGACGTCGTCCTGGGCGCCTTCGCCCAGGCCGTCCCGGAGCGCGCCGTCGCGGGCTGTCAGGGGACGATGAACAACGTCACCTTCGGCGGCGCGGACGAATCGGGCGAGCCGTTCGCCTTCTACGAGACGCAGGCGGGCGGCTTCGGCGCCCACGCGGCCGGCGACGGCATGGACGCCGTCCACGTCCACATGAGCAACACCCTCAACACGCCCGCGGAGGTCCTGGAGACGGCCTACCCCTTGCGCGTCCGACGGTACGCGCTGCGACCCGACACGGGCGGCGCCGGCGAGTACCGCGGCGGACTCGGGCTGCGGCGGGACATCGAGGTCCGGACCGACGCCGTCTGCAGCCTGCTGGCCGACAGACAGCGACACGCGCCCTACGGCCTGGAGGGGGGCGAGCCCGGCGCGACGGGAGAGACCTTCGTCGTGCGGCAGAGCGGAGATGGGGCCGAGGAGCGCGTCGACGGCAAGTCGACGCACGAGCTAGACGCCGGCGACGTAGTCAGTCTCCGGACGCCTGGCGCGGGCGGCTACGGGGACCCAGCAGAGCGGGATGCGATGGCCATCGAGCGCGACCTGCGACTCGAAAAACTGACCGCGGACGCGGCTCGCGAGTCCTACGATCACGAGGAGTGA
- a CDS encoding MaoC/PaaZ C-terminal domain-containing protein, translating to MPYSYEPHHFEDMAVGKTFESAGRTITETDFVFHSMFTGDWTELHTNREYAEDGPFGARIAQGPMTFILATGLFQRTGVVERTVVAFLGMNYMDVPNPVFIGDTLSAEYECTEKRELESRDDAGYVEIDTTMTNQDGESVFEGDMKFLFRRRDD from the coding sequence ATGCCGTACAGCTACGAGCCCCACCACTTCGAGGACATGGCCGTCGGGAAGACCTTCGAGAGCGCCGGTCGGACGATCACCGAGACCGACTTCGTCTTCCACTCGATGTTCACGGGCGACTGGACGGAGCTCCACACGAACCGGGAGTACGCCGAGGACGGCCCCTTCGGCGCCCGCATCGCCCAGGGCCCGATGACGTTCATCCTCGCGACGGGGCTGTTCCAGCGGACGGGCGTCGTCGAGCGGACCGTCGTCGCCTTCCTCGGGATGAACTACATGGACGTCCCGAACCCCGTCTTCATCGGCGACACGCTCTCGGCGGAGTACGAGTGCACGGAGAAGCGGGAGCTCGAGAGCCGCGACGACGCCGGCTACGTCGAGATCGACACGACGATGACCAACCAGGACGGCGAGTCGGTCTTCGAGGGCGACATGAAGTTCCTCTTCAGGCGGCGGGACGATTGA
- a CDS encoding zinc ribbon domain-containing protein → MSLVEKVRSLVGDEDDETYRYECENCGNEFESQAPNPNDVDCPMCESGRIHTAL, encoded by the coding sequence ATGAGCCTGGTCGAGAAAGTCAGGTCGCTCGTCGGCGACGAGGACGACGAGACGTACCGCTACGAGTGCGAGAACTGCGGGAACGAGTTCGAGTCACAGGCGCCAAACCCGAACGACGTCGACTGCCCGATGTGCGAGAGCGGACGAATCCACACGGCACTCTGA